In Asticcacaulis sp. SL142, the sequence GGTCGCTGCCGGGGCCACATCCGGCCGCACCCAACAGGTGATCTCAAGCTACGGCGGCATCGGGGCGCAACTGGGCGTTATACTGCCGTTCTCGCGCCAGCATGAACTTGAGGCTGATAAGATCGGCGTCGATCTGATGGCCAAGGCCGGTTACAAACCGTCTGAATCGATCGCCCTGTGGCGCAATATGGCCGCGCAACGCACCGGCGGGGCTCAGCCACAGTTTTTATCGACCCATCCATCGGATGACACCCGCATCAGCCAATTGCAAGCCTATATCAAGTCGAAGGGCTATAGCTGATCCCGATGGCCTTAAGTCTTTACTGGGCATAATTGTGCCTTTGGCATAACTTCGCACTTGATCACGGACGCGGCCTCGGTTAGAGACAGCGCCCTGACATTGTGTCGTGTAAGCTATGTCTTGTGATAGCGTGCCGTCTTAGCTCACTTGGTAGAGCGCCAGATTGTGGCTCTGGAGGTAGCTGGTTCGAAACCAGCAGACGGTACCATCACCAACCTTTCCGTAAATGGTCATATTGCCGCAAGCCGCCATTCTTGTGTGGCGTAGGTAATGTCGAATGTTTAAACAGGCGCCATTCCATACAAAGCGGATATGCGATGACGGCATCACCCTATAGCGTAATCATAATCGGCGGCGGCATAGTGGGCCTGTGTGTGGGCTTGCGCGCGCTTGATCTGGGGCTGTCGGCGACGATTGTGGCCAAGGACGACGTGATGGCCACGACCTCGGCCATGTCGGCGGGGATGGTCGCGCCGACGCTGGAGGCCATGACCGAAGCCGATCCTCATTTGAGTTTTGCGCGCTATGCGACCGCGCAGAAATCCTGGACGGCCTTTGCGGACGGCATTGGGCTGACCGCTGTGCTTGAAATGGCGCAGCCCGGCATATGGTTGTGGGAGCCGGGGCCCACGGCGGATGACATGCTGAAACGCTTTACCGACATGGGGGCGCGCGCCAAGCTGATGACGGACGCGAGCCTTGGGGCGATTGGCTATGATGCGCCGTTTTTAGGGATTGAGATTTCCGGTGACTGGGTGATTTCGCCTGAGCCGGTTTTGGCCTATCTCAAGAACCTGTTCCTTGAGCGCGGCGGGCAGTGGCGTGAGGGGAATGTCCTTAAGGTCACAGCTCATGAGGTCGTGCTCGCGGGTGATGAACACTTAAGCGCCGGTCATGTGGTGGTGTGTGCAGGCTTTGGCTCGGCGCGTTTTTCTACGGATGTGCCGTCGCTGTCGACCCTGTCGCCGATCAAAGGGCATTTGCTGGATATGGCGCGCAAATCCGATTCAGCTTTAGCGGGACGTATGGTGCGCTCACCATGGGGTTATTTTGTATTCTATGATGGCTTGTCGAAGTTCGGCGCGACCATGCAGACTGGACGCAGCGATTTGGATATCGAAGATAACGCGGTCGCGTCGCTGAAGGACAAGTCGCTGAAGTTCACATCCGGACTTATGGCCGCGATTGATGATGACGCGGTGGCGCGGGTAGGGGTGCGGGCCGCCAGTCCCGATCACTGGCCGCTGATCGGTCAGGATGCGGCGTCTGGCGTATGGGTGGCCACAGGGATGCGCCGCAATGGCTGGATCTACGGACCCTATGCCGCCGAAGCGATTATCGCGGGTCTGACCGGTGTAACTTTGCCGGACGATGCCGGGCTATATGACCCGAATAGGTTTAATTAACCCCCAGTTAACCATAAGGCGGCAAAATTTGCCGTATGAAATTCGGTTTGATTCCCACATCAGGCGGTGAAGCTGCGGCCCAAACTAAGGGGACAGCAAACACCAATCCGGTCATGCAAGCCCTGCAACGGGCTTCGCAGACGACCGGCGTGGATTTCAGCTATCTGGTCAAGACCGCCCAGCGCGAAAGCTCGCTTAATCCGCGCGCCAAGGCCCCAACGTCTTCGGCGGCGGGCCTGTTTCAGTTTATCGAACAGACCTGGCTGGCCACGGTCAAAAGCCACGGGGCCAAGCACGGCTATGGGGCCTATGCCAATCAGATCGTCAAGGGCGCTAATGGCCGCTACAGCGTGCCCGATAGCGCCGCCCGTAAGCAGGTGCTGGGTTTGCGCTATGACGCCACCGCCGCCTCAACCATGGGCGCGGAACTGACGGCGGGTAATGCCGCCTATCTGAAAGGCCGGACGGGGCGTAATCCGTCGGCGGGTGAGCTATATGCCGCGCACTTTCTGGGGCCGGCGGGGGCTGCGCAATTGATGCAAGCCCATGACAGCCGGCCGGGGGCATCGGCGGCAGCTCTGTTCCCGCAGGCAGCCGCGGCTAATCGCTCGATATTCTATAAGCAGGGCCGGGCGGCGACCGTGGCCGAAGTCATGGCCAACCTGACCAGCAAGGCGGGTGGGGCGGTGACTATGCCGGATATGCAACCCGATGCGATCGAGGAAAGCTTAAGCGGGTTTCTGGTGGCGCGCGCCCAGCGGGTTGATGCCAATCAGGCGTTGCTGGACATGATGTTCGGCTCAGACAACGGCGATAAGGGCCTGCTGTTCCAGACTCAACTCCTGTCGGCCTTCGGCCCGGAAAAGGACGAAGACCAACAGGATAAGAGCGGGCTGTTTGGCTAAACTTGCGGGGCCAGCAGGGCCTCGGCAGCGGCTTTTTCAGCCGGTGTCATCCGACCTTTCAGAATTTTGAGCACGGCTTCGGCATTGGGGTGACCGGCTGTCTGCGCCAGCGTCAGCCACGCATAAGCCTTGGTGTGGTCAGTCTCGCCGCCTTCGCCCTTCATCATCATGACCCCCAGGTTAAACATGCCGTCGGCCTGACCGCGCACGGCGGCGGCTTCAAACCATTTGCGGGCCATGACCTGATCCTTGGGCAATATCTGGCCGTTGTAAAAGTAAGTGCCCAGCGCGTTCTGGGCGTCACCGTCGCCACCAATCGCCGCTTCCTTATAGAGGCTCAAAGCCCGATCTGGATCGGCCTTGACGTTCTCGCCCAGATCATAGGCCCGCGCCACAGCATAGGTCGCTCCGGGGTGCTTTTGCCTGGCGGCGTGCCAGTACCAGTCCAGCGCGGTTTTGGGATTAGCCTTTATCGTTTCTTCGCCGGAATAGAGGATATTGGCCAGCGCGTATTGGGCGGGCGCGTAACCGTGGCTGGCGGTATCCGTGTAGTGTTTTACAGCCTTG encodes:
- a CDS encoding transglycosylase SLT domain-containing protein, with the translated sequence MKFGLIPTSGGEAAAQTKGTANTNPVMQALQRASQTTGVDFSYLVKTAQRESSLNPRAKAPTSSAAGLFQFIEQTWLATVKSHGAKHGYGAYANQIVKGANGRYSVPDSAARKQVLGLRYDATAASTMGAELTAGNAAYLKGRTGRNPSAGELYAAHFLGPAGAAQLMQAHDSRPGASAAALFPQAAAANRSIFYKQGRAATVAEVMANLTSKAGGAVTMPDMQPDAIEESLSGFLVARAQRVDANQALLDMMFGSDNGDKGLLFQTQLLSAFGPEKDEDQQDKSGLFG
- a CDS encoding NAD(P)/FAD-dependent oxidoreductase, whose protein sequence is MTASPYSVIIIGGGIVGLCVGLRALDLGLSATIVAKDDVMATTSAMSAGMVAPTLEAMTEADPHLSFARYATAQKSWTAFADGIGLTAVLEMAQPGIWLWEPGPTADDMLKRFTDMGARAKLMTDASLGAIGYDAPFLGIEISGDWVISPEPVLAYLKNLFLERGGQWREGNVLKVTAHEVVLAGDEHLSAGHVVVCAGFGSARFSTDVPSLSTLSPIKGHLLDMARKSDSALAGRMVRSPWGYFVFYDGLSKFGATMQTGRSDLDIEDNAVASLKDKSLKFTSGLMAAIDDDAVARVGVRAASPDHWPLIGQDAASGVWVATGMRRNGWIYGPYAAEAIIAGLTGVTLPDDAGLYDPNRFN